A genomic segment from Neobacillus sp. YX16 encodes:
- a CDS encoding DUF2294 domain-containing protein has translation MPISKKKLEAEISSAFIKFQRELLGRGPQEAKTYIVQDMVITRFKGVLTTEEKHLVNDDTGRRLVKKMRQVLREMYSNEYENIVENLTHCKVLSSHSDISTKLGERIEVFIVDKDLEKLLIE, from the coding sequence ATGCCTATTTCAAAAAAGAAACTAGAAGCTGAGATTAGCTCAGCCTTTATAAAATTTCAAAGGGAATTACTTGGTCGGGGTCCACAAGAGGCGAAAACATACATTGTTCAAGATATGGTTATAACTCGCTTCAAAGGAGTATTGACTACAGAAGAAAAGCATCTTGTAAACGATGATACTGGAAGAAGACTGGTAAAAAAAATGAGACAAGTCCTCCGCGAAATGTACAGCAATGAGTATGAAAACATAGTAGAAAACCTTACTCATTGCAAAGTTCTTTCCAGTCACAGTGATATTAGCACAAAGTTGGGAGAGAGAATTGAGGTATTTATTGTTGATAAGGACTTAGAAAAATTATTAATAGAGTAA
- a CDS encoding zinc ribbon domain-containing protein: MAKTNLCQSCGMPMKVSSDFGTKKDGTPSEKYCHYCYENGEWIQPDVTFDEFYAFSLKRFQESDMNRVEKFFLNKMYTKKFLKKLERWR, encoded by the coding sequence ATGGCAAAAACAAACCTGTGTCAAAGCTGTGGCATGCCCATGAAAGTGTCAAGTGACTTTGGAACTAAAAAGGATGGGACACCGTCAGAAAAATACTGTCACTATTGTTACGAAAATGGTGAATGGATACAGCCTGATGTAACATTCGATGAATTTTATGCATTCAGTTTAAAAAGGTTTCAGGAGTCAGATATGAATCGGGTTGAAAAATTTTTTCTCAATAAAATGTATACAAAAAAATTCTTAAAAAAATTAGAGCGCTGGCGCTAA
- a CDS encoding Gp49 family protein — protein MFIESICPKCGEINNVEHSGEKILLVTCKNKHFYDHVVTPYSRTAELKNDKRIKLEEMIVEKKFHRMSDKTTICLLIFENGYEVEGRSTVRDKSDFRLVIGKDKAYEQALKNAMVALGAYLK, from the coding sequence ATGTTTATCGAAAGTATATGTCCAAAATGTGGAGAAATTAACAACGTAGAACATAGTGGAGAAAAAATTCTTTTAGTTACATGTAAGAATAAACATTTTTACGACCATGTGGTAACCCCTTATTCAAGAACAGCTGAGCTTAAAAATGATAAACGAATTAAGTTAGAAGAAATGATAGTTGAGAAAAAATTTCACCGTATGAGCGATAAAACAACCATTTGTCTCCTTATCTTTGAAAATGGTTATGAAGTAGAAGGGCGGTCAACAGTGCGAGATAAGTCTGACTTCCGTTTAGTGATTGGGAAAGATAAAGCATATGAACAAGCATTAAAGAATGCTATGGTAGCGTTAGGAGCATATTTAAAATAA
- a CDS encoding VOC family protein, producing MKINRIDHVSINVNDLSEAKAFFLDLGLEVQAEWELDGEQLDRIVGLKDVKTACVGLGMPDGQAWIELVKFYTPLDEKDIQQPFANTLGIRHICFAVEDIEAIVAKLKKKGTEIFSEIQQYEESYKLCYVRGPEGIILELAEKIDKY from the coding sequence ATGAAGATCAATAGAATAGATCATGTGAGTATAAACGTAAATGATCTTTCAGAGGCTAAAGCATTTTTTCTTGATTTAGGACTTGAAGTGCAAGCGGAGTGGGAATTGGACGGAGAACAGTTAGACAGAATAGTTGGGCTTAAAGATGTTAAAACAGCATGTGTAGGATTGGGGATGCCGGATGGTCAGGCATGGATAGAGCTAGTCAAATTTTATACGCCGTTAGATGAAAAAGATATTCAGCAACCTTTTGCAAATACGCTGGGTATCCGACATATTTGCTTTGCTGTTGAAGATATTGAAGCTATTGTTGCAAAATTGAAAAAGAAAGGCACGGAAATCTTTAGTGAGATACAGCAATATGAAGAAAGTTATAAGTTATGTTACGTTCGTGGTCCAGAGGGAATTATTTTAGAGTTGGCGGAGAAAATAGATAAATATTGA
- a CDS encoding bacitracin ABC transporter ATP-binding protein, translated as MFKENRPLLTDEFLDELANEINQQYGGPIKEQNEEPINNDQK; from the coding sequence ATGTTCAAAGAAAATAGACCATTATTAACTGATGAATTTTTAGATGAGTTAGCTAATGAAATTAACCAGCAATATGGAGGTCCCATAAAAGAACAAAATGAGGAACCCATAAATAATGATCAAAAATAA
- a CDS encoding amidohydrolase family protein codes for MKTIYVNATFFTMDKENRIFKNGMMVVQDELISYIGERSEELLTDVDQVVDLAGKWVMPGLVNTHSHILMTLLRGIGDDMLLKPWLETKIWPIEKQFTTEIASVSAQLGILEMVKSGTTTFSDMFNPTGIEPSAVMETISETGIRGAFSYSIFSFGTEKEQKMNLMRAEQFSKNYKMVANGRLTTMVAPHSPYACTPETLIETARIAKENELMIHIHVSETDFEILDIETRYGNRPVEHLRKLGIFDQLTVMAHGVILNDEERAILKQHDVRVAHNPISNLKLGSGIADVVSLLQAGVKVGIATDSTASNNNLDMFEEVRTAALLQKGIYKDATKFSAQTALTLATRGGAEVIGMEHTGSLEANKKADYITIYPYDKEHLQPISTAYSHLLYAARGSDVCDVYIDGKAIVKDGRCLTIDEEKVIAEANRLQNTLTSN; via the coding sequence TTGAAAACAATTTATGTTAATGCTACTTTTTTTACTATGGATAAGGAGAATCGAATCTTTAAAAACGGTATGATGGTTGTACAAGATGAACTTATTTCCTATATAGGCGAACGTTCTGAAGAGCTACTGACGGATGTAGACCAAGTAGTGGATCTTGCAGGTAAATGGGTTATGCCTGGTCTCGTGAATACCCATTCTCATATTTTAATGACTCTTTTACGTGGTATTGGAGATGATATGCTGCTAAAGCCTTGGCTTGAAACTAAAATATGGCCAATTGAAAAGCAATTTACAACGGAGATTGCCTCAGTGAGTGCACAACTTGGCATTTTGGAGATGGTAAAGTCGGGAACCACTACATTCTCAGATATGTTTAATCCTACCGGTATTGAACCGAGCGCTGTAATGGAAACAATTAGTGAAACAGGAATTCGTGGAGCCTTTTCTTATTCGATTTTTAGCTTCGGCACAGAAAAAGAGCAGAAAATGAATCTTATGAGGGCAGAGCAGTTTTCTAAAAACTATAAAATGGTTGCTAATGGGCGTCTAACAACGATGGTTGCACCTCATAGCCCTTATGCTTGTACCCCGGAAACACTTATAGAAACCGCTCGAATTGCAAAGGAAAATGAGTTAATGATACACATCCATGTATCAGAAACTGATTTCGAAATCTTAGACATCGAAACTCGTTATGGAAATCGACCTGTCGAGCATCTTCGCAAATTAGGTATCTTTGATCAACTAACAGTAATGGCTCATGGTGTAATACTTAACGATGAAGAGAGAGCAATTTTAAAGCAACATGATGTACGAGTTGCTCACAATCCAATTAGTAATTTGAAGCTAGGTTCAGGTATTGCGGATGTTGTTAGTCTTTTACAAGCTGGGGTTAAAGTAGGTATTGCAACAGATAGCACAGCTTCGAATAACAATCTGGATATGTTTGAAGAAGTTAGAACTGCTGCATTACTACAAAAAGGGATTTATAAAGATGCTACTAAATTCTCTGCACAAACTGCGTTAACCTTGGCTACTCGGGGTGGGGCTGAAGTCATTGGTATGGAACATACGGGCTCTCTTGAAGCAAATAAGAAGGCAGATTATATAACCATTTATCCTTATGATAAGGAGCATCTACAACCAATTAGTACAGCATATTCACATTTACTTTATGCGGCACGCGGAAGCGATGTATGCGATGTCTATATTGATGGGAAGGCAATTGTAAAGGACGGCAGATGTTTAACGATCGATGAAGAAAAAGTGATCGCAGAAGCAAATCGCCTCCAGAATACACTAACTAGTAACTAA